A genomic window from Paucibacter sp. KCTC 42545 includes:
- the pilW gene encoding type IV pilus biogenesis/stability protein PilW: MTRPLLALMVAATALMVGCAAPQGNEREVPRTDFDSTDADRRASVRMELAGGYFSRGQYDTALNEVKQVLAIKPDMREALNLRGLIYGALGETQLAEDNFRRTLNLYPQDPDTLHNYGWILCQQKRWSAAQEQFDRALAQTSYRAPSRTWLAKGVCEARAGRQAAAEQSLQKAFEFDPASPAVAFNLAEVLYRGQQYERARFYIRRVNAQTEQSNAQSLWLALKIERGMGSSAGVEDLSQQLRKRYPQSPELKALDAGRFDE, encoded by the coding sequence TTGACCCGACCTTTGCTGGCGCTGATGGTGGCCGCCACCGCGCTCATGGTCGGTTGCGCCGCGCCGCAAGGCAATGAGCGGGAAGTGCCCCGCACCGATTTCGATTCCACCGACGCTGATCGCCGCGCTTCTGTGCGTATGGAGCTGGCCGGTGGCTACTTTTCGCGCGGCCAGTACGACACGGCGCTGAACGAGGTCAAGCAGGTCTTGGCGATCAAGCCGGATATGCGTGAAGCGCTCAATTTGCGCGGCCTGATCTACGGCGCCCTGGGTGAGACCCAGTTGGCCGAAGACAACTTCCGCCGCACCTTGAATCTGTATCCGCAAGACCCGGATACCTTGCACAACTACGGCTGGATCCTGTGCCAGCAAAAGCGCTGGTCGGCGGCGCAAGAGCAGTTTGATCGTGCCCTGGCCCAGACCAGCTACCGCGCACCCTCGCGTACCTGGCTGGCCAAGGGGGTTTGTGAGGCGCGTGCAGGTCGCCAGGCCGCGGCCGAGCAGAGCCTGCAGAAGGCTTTTGAATTTGATCCTGCCAGCCCAGCCGTTGCCTTCAATTTGGCCGAGGTGCTGTACCGCGGCCAGCAATATGAGCGCGCGCGTTTCTACATTCGCCGCGTCAATGCGCAGACCGAACAGAGCAATGCCCAAAGCCTTTGGCTGGCATTGAAAATAGAGCGCGGCATGGGCAGCAGCGCGGGCGTTGAGGACCTGAGCCAGCAGTTGCGCAAGCGCTATCCGCAGTCCCCGGAGCTGAAGGCTCTGGACGCGGGCCGCTTCGACGAATAA